In Streptomyces sp. SID8374, one genomic interval encodes:
- a CDS encoding ABC transporter substrate-binding protein yields MLSKATPAPIRTAALFAAGVVLLTACGGGTTASSAEGGDKADGFPLTLKNCGRTVTVKAPPQRAVSVDQGSTEILLSLGLADRLAATATWSDPVMKGLEKANEGVERISENRPSSEKVLDKEPDFLSASFASTLAKGGVAPREQFEKLGVPTYISPADCVGKDNSGGGDGARTAPLTMDSVYTEVRELSQVFGVPERGDALVKKLRARVAKATAGIDGSNASLLYWFSDSKAPYLAGCCGAPGVITRELGAKNVFDDTHDEWPQISWETVADRNPDVLVIGDLSRTMQTAESAEKKIEFLESNPVTRTMDAVKNRRYVLLSGQAMNPTIRTVEGLERVAAGLRDFGLAG; encoded by the coding sequence GTGCTGTCCAAGGCCACCCCCGCCCCGATACGCACCGCCGCCCTGTTCGCGGCCGGCGTCGTCCTGCTCACCGCCTGCGGCGGCGGCACCACCGCCTCCTCCGCCGAGGGCGGCGACAAGGCCGACGGCTTCCCGCTCACCCTGAAGAACTGCGGGCGCACCGTCACCGTGAAGGCGCCGCCCCAGCGGGCCGTCTCGGTCGACCAGGGATCGACGGAGATCCTCCTCTCGCTCGGCCTCGCCGACCGGCTCGCGGCCACCGCGACCTGGAGCGACCCGGTGATGAAGGGCCTGGAGAAGGCCAACGAGGGCGTGGAGCGCATATCGGAGAACCGGCCCTCCTCCGAGAAGGTCCTCGACAAGGAGCCCGACTTCCTCTCCGCCTCCTTCGCCTCCACCCTCGCCAAGGGTGGCGTCGCCCCCCGCGAACAGTTCGAGAAGCTGGGCGTCCCCACCTACATCTCGCCCGCCGACTGCGTCGGCAAGGACAACAGCGGCGGCGGTGACGGAGCCCGCACCGCACCCCTCACCATGGACAGCGTCTACACCGAAGTCCGTGAGCTCTCCCAGGTGTTCGGCGTCCCCGAGCGCGGCGACGCCCTGGTGAAGAAGCTCCGGGCGCGGGTGGCGAAGGCCACCGCCGGCATCGACGGATCGAACGCATCGCTCCTCTACTGGTTCTCCGACTCCAAGGCCCCCTACCTCGCGGGCTGCTGCGGCGCCCCCGGTGTCATCACCCGGGAGCTCGGCGCGAAGAACGTCTTCGACGACACCCACGACGAATGGCCCCAGATCAGCTGGGAGACCGTCGCCGACCGGAACCCCGACGTCCTGGTCATCGGCGACCTGAGCCGTACCATGCAGACCGCCGAGAGCGCCGAGAAGAAGATCGAGTTCCTGGAGTCCAACCCGGTCACCAGGACGATGGACGCCGTGAAGAACCGCCGGTACGTGCTGCTCAGCGGCCAGGCGATGAACCCCACCATCCGGACGGTCGAGGGACTGGAGCGCGTCGCCGCGGGGCTGCGCGACTTCGGGCTCGCGGGGTGA
- a CDS encoding beta-ketoacyl-[acyl-carrier-protein] synthase family protein: protein MNRPAIAVTGLGMITPAGHTTDTTWDGVCRGESFARTVPELHGCAVDFACTVSGIDLDDAVGGRTAFRMGRYVKFAVLAAREAVADAGLDPAHWDGARVAVVVGTSSGGSAGLTEQAVALERRGPEATSPSGILLTIPSMPAAEIAIQMKATGPSLAPCTACSSGVTALSVARDMLALGQCDIAIAGATESIVFPVAMTGFARSGAAAPRDGDPARLCRPFAADRAGLVMGEGAAIMVLERAEDARARGAAPRALLAGTGATTDAHHPTSPHPSGAVAEAAVDAALADAGWRSEDVDHVNAHGTSTPLNDATEAALIGRAYPHRPPVTAPKGVLGHCMGAAGAIEAGLTVLTLQHGVVPPIANLDAPDPGFAIDCVTKTPRELPVRRAVSHSFGFGGQNAVIALQAP, encoded by the coding sequence ATGAACCGACCCGCCATCGCCGTCACCGGCCTGGGGATGATCACCCCGGCCGGCCACACCACCGACACCACCTGGGACGGGGTCTGCCGCGGGGAGTCCTTCGCGCGCACCGTCCCCGAACTGCACGGCTGCGCCGTCGACTTCGCCTGTACGGTCTCCGGCATCGACCTGGACGACGCAGTCGGCGGCCGGACCGCCTTCCGCATGGGCCGGTACGTCAAGTTCGCCGTCCTCGCCGCACGGGAGGCGGTGGCCGACGCCGGACTCGACCCCGCCCACTGGGACGGCGCCCGCGTCGCCGTCGTCGTCGGCACCAGCAGCGGCGGATCCGCCGGACTCACCGAACAGGCCGTCGCCCTGGAGCGGCGCGGCCCCGAGGCCACCTCGCCCTCGGGCATCCTGCTCACCATCCCGAGCATGCCCGCGGCCGAGATCGCCATCCAGATGAAGGCCACGGGCCCCAGCCTGGCCCCCTGTACGGCCTGCTCCTCCGGGGTGACCGCCCTCTCCGTGGCCCGCGACATGCTGGCGCTCGGACAGTGCGACATCGCGATCGCCGGAGCCACCGAGTCGATCGTCTTCCCGGTCGCCATGACCGGCTTCGCCCGCTCCGGCGCGGCGGCCCCGCGGGACGGGGACCCCGCCCGCCTCTGCCGCCCCTTCGCCGCCGACCGGGCCGGACTCGTCATGGGCGAAGGCGCCGCGATCATGGTCCTGGAGCGGGCCGAGGACGCCCGGGCCAGAGGAGCGGCCCCCCGGGCGCTGCTCGCCGGTACGGGCGCCACGACCGACGCCCACCACCCGACCTCCCCGCACCCCTCCGGGGCGGTCGCCGAGGCCGCCGTCGACGCGGCGCTGGCCGACGCGGGGTGGCGCTCCGAGGACGTCGACCACGTCAACGCGCACGGGACCTCGACCCCGCTGAACGACGCGACGGAAGCCGCCCTCATCGGCCGGGCCTACCCGCACCGGCCGCCCGTCACCGCCCCCAAGGGCGTACTGGGCCACTGCATGGGCGCGGCCGGGGCCATCGAGGCGGGGCTGACCGTCCTGACGCTCCAGCACGGCGTCGTCCCGCCGATCGCCAACCTGGACGCCCCCGACCCCGGGTTCGCCATCGACTGCGTCACCAAGACCCCCCGTGAGCTGCCCGTACGACGGGCCGTCAGCCACTCCTTCGGCTTCGGCGGACAGAACGCGGTGATCGCGCTCCAGGCTCCGTAA
- a CDS encoding acyl carrier protein, whose amino-acid sequence MTTQTIHPKITEVLTETFKVPAAEILPESTMDSLEMDSLAVAEFAVIIKETLGVAADSEKLYKDATLADISAFIDAAVGGEAAGSAVPVSNTR is encoded by the coding sequence GTGACGACCCAGACCATCCACCCGAAGATCACCGAGGTGCTGACCGAGACGTTCAAGGTGCCCGCAGCCGAAATCCTGCCGGAGTCCACGATGGACAGCCTGGAGATGGACTCCCTGGCGGTCGCCGAGTTCGCCGTCATCATCAAGGAGACCCTGGGAGTCGCCGCCGACTCCGAGAAGCTCTACAAGGACGCCACGCTGGCCGACATCTCCGCGTTCATCGACGCGGCCGTCGGCGGCGAGGCGGCAGGCAGTGCGGTGCCGGTGAGCAACACCCGATGA
- a CDS encoding acyl-CoA dehydrogenase: MTVSTHEPPSPSTNDLLTRVLYGDNFRQEHGFWRRLLTTEPFRRSGGGTPDERLALSYHRLRILNNALDSGARLAADPRALAALHEWLGPVDPALTTVAGIHYNLFLGSLLDHDPGTLRDLSDFLELRRIGTFLCTEVAHGNDAAAVETTATYDRERDGFVLHTPNSGAQKFMPNTSPAGGPKAGVVAARLLADGTDHGVFLFLAPLTDAISALPGVRVRRLPARMGSPVDHCLTSFDRYFVPREALLAGEQGRIGADGRFTSELANRRRRFLLSIGRVTPGKLSMSACAVGSARVTLAIAIRYAGHRLVSGSRGSRRVPVYAHRSHHGPLAGAMATVFAMSLLHRRALDRWESAPAADRAEAERLVAVAKGWITWQARGVIVECRERCGAQGLLENNGMTELFTGIEGAITAEGDNLAVHAKAAAEMLFSVTVRDEEETEGPGDLDDPRFLGRLLAAVEDIWFDRARERISAAPPGDPLGRWNAASGPALRGVEAYGYRQASEAYEQATASLPAGPARERLTELHRLFALQWIARNSGDLLASGRLTAEQVSLLPDLVERLIATVARHAPELVKAFALPERLMSDWPIAGPGYADAYDDPEGSWHRDRRPGGAVGRKAGGAGRRTADFRRPACGSKRRRPLREKVAALGTRGVLLAYWGTTSVLSRWFEKPQVSVDESVRPKA, translated from the coding sequence GTGACCGTATCCACGCATGAACCACCCAGTCCCTCCACGAACGATCTGCTCACCCGAGTGCTCTACGGCGACAACTTCCGCCAGGAGCACGGGTTCTGGCGACGGCTGCTCACAACAGAACCGTTTCGCCGGTCCGGTGGGGGCACCCCCGATGAACGGCTCGCCCTCTCCTACCACCGGCTCCGCATCCTCAACAACGCACTGGACAGCGGCGCGAGGCTGGCCGCCGACCCCCGCGCCCTGGCCGCCCTGCACGAATGGCTCGGCCCGGTCGACCCGGCGCTGACCACCGTCGCGGGCATCCACTACAACCTCTTCCTCGGCTCCCTCCTCGACCACGACCCGGGCACGCTCCGCGACCTCTCGGACTTCCTGGAGCTGCGGCGTATCGGAACCTTCCTCTGTACGGAGGTGGCCCACGGCAACGACGCGGCGGCCGTCGAGACGACCGCGACGTACGACCGCGAACGCGACGGCTTCGTCCTGCACACCCCGAACTCCGGGGCCCAGAAGTTCATGCCCAACACCAGCCCCGCAGGCGGTCCCAAGGCCGGTGTGGTCGCCGCCCGGCTCCTCGCCGACGGCACCGACCACGGGGTCTTCCTCTTCCTCGCCCCGCTCACCGACGCCATCAGCGCCCTGCCCGGCGTACGGGTGCGGCGGCTGCCCGCCCGCATGGGCTCCCCGGTCGACCACTGCCTCACCTCCTTCGACCGGTACTTCGTCCCGCGCGAGGCGCTGCTCGCCGGGGAGCAGGGGCGGATCGGCGCGGACGGGCGGTTCACCAGCGAACTGGCCAACCGCAGAAGGCGGTTCCTCCTCTCCATCGGCCGCGTCACCCCCGGCAAGCTCTCCATGAGCGCCTGCGCGGTCGGCTCCGCCCGGGTCACCCTCGCCATCGCCATCCGGTACGCCGGTCACCGGCTGGTCTCCGGATCGCGCGGCTCGCGCCGGGTCCCCGTCTACGCGCACCGCAGCCACCACGGCCCGCTCGCCGGGGCGATGGCCACCGTCTTCGCGATGAGCCTGCTGCACCGCAGGGCGCTGGACCGCTGGGAGTCCGCCCCGGCCGCCGACCGGGCCGAGGCCGAGCGGCTGGTCGCCGTCGCCAAGGGGTGGATCACCTGGCAGGCGCGCGGCGTCATCGTCGAGTGCCGGGAGCGGTGCGGGGCGCAGGGGCTGCTGGAGAACAACGGCATGACCGAGCTGTTCACCGGCATCGAGGGCGCCATCACCGCCGAGGGCGACAACCTCGCCGTCCACGCCAAGGCCGCCGCCGAGATGCTGTTCAGCGTCACCGTCCGGGACGAGGAGGAGACGGAGGGCCCCGGCGACCTGGACGACCCGCGCTTCCTGGGCCGGCTGCTCGCGGCGGTGGAGGACATCTGGTTCGACCGCGCCCGGGAGCGGATCAGCGCCGCCCCGCCCGGCGACCCGCTCGGCCGGTGGAACGCCGCCTCGGGCCCCGCCCTGCGCGGGGTGGAGGCGTACGGCTACCGGCAGGCGAGCGAGGCGTACGAGCAGGCCACCGCCTCACTGCCCGCAGGTCCGGCCCGCGAGCGGCTGACCGAGCTGCACCGGCTCTTCGCCCTCCAGTGGATCGCCCGCAACAGCGGTGACCTGCTGGCCTCCGGACGGCTGACCGCCGAACAGGTGTCCTTGCTCCCCGACTTGGTGGAGCGGCTCATCGCGACCGTGGCCCGCCACGCCCCCGAGCTGGTGAAGGCGTTCGCGCTGCCGGAGCGCCTGATGTCGGACTGGCCGATCGCCGGACCCGGTTACGCGGACGCCTACGACGATCCGGAAGGGTCCTGGCACCGGGACCGCAGGCCGGGAGGGGCGGTGGGGCGCAAGGCGGGCGGAGCCGGGCGCCGTACGGCGGATTTCCGGCGGCCCGCCTGCGGCAGCAAGCGGCGGCGCCCGCTGCGCGAGAAGGTGGCGGCGCTCGGCACCCGCGGTGTGCTGCTGGCGTACTGGGGAACCACGTCGGTGCTCTCCCGGTGGTTCGAGAAGCCGCAGGTGAGCGTAGACGAATCGGTTCGCCCCAAGGCGTAA